The Saprospiraceae bacterium genome includes a window with the following:
- a CDS encoding nuclear transport factor 2 family protein translates to MHSVKEFIDKFYQAIIDKEVAEIINSYHVGDDTYVILEGPRLSTKGYENIAPGWRDFCNSAIVLKSIEWLEGPFTFEQSDSATLAGVIRLIGNIGKDKTFDNTFRASFLLLKDQESYKIIHEHVSGALADPYGIGDWKNQNKD, encoded by the coding sequence ATGCATTCTGTCAAGGAATTTATAGATAAATTTTATCAAGCTATCATAGATAAGGAAGTAGCAGAAATCATCAATTCCTATCATGTCGGCGATGATACTTATGTCATATTGGAAGGGCCCAGACTTTCCACCAAAGGGTATGAAAATATAGCTCCGGGATGGAGAGATTTTTGTAATAGCGCCATTGTCCTAAAAAGTATTGAATGGCTGGAAGGACCGTTTACTTTTGAACAGTCAGATAGCGCCACCTTAGCGGGTGTGATTCGTTTGATTGGAAATATCGGAAAAGATAAAACCTTTGATAACACATTCAGGGCAAGTTTTTTGTTACTGAAAGATCAGGAGAGTTACAAAATCATCCACGAGCATGTATCCGGAGCTTTAGCAGATCCTTATGGTATCGGAGACTGGAAAAATCAAAATAAGGATTGA